TGTCGGCGTAGAAAATCATGACATTAAGTTCTCAATTAAAAGACGCGATCAGGAAGGAAACGAGACAGTAGTGGAGGGACCCAGGAAGATCACCGAGGGACCTGCGGATATTGGAGTCATGCCAGTCACTGGACCTGCcacttgtatgtattttatagtAACTAAACATGTGTACATACCTATAGAGAACGAGCCAATGCGCGCGACCCCGCCGTTTGCTTGGACTGTAAAGCAGCAACAAGACTATGCTTGCATCCatgtgataataattatgtagcCTATATGTTGTCTCGACATCTTGTTAATATAATTCTGCGATTCAGTAAACATTCAGTAAACtaatttatggtgtatgtggatgatgcagctactgtactcaataacttttgtattaatttacatttactttttttacttactcgtgtaagacattgactaatTGATGTTtaagtgtgtttgttgcatcattttacatattatattgtaattgaaatgatttgtaaatcgatgtaaatgtaaaacttgatataaaagagtggcaatgagtttcttgctacttcttctcactaGCTCAACCGTTTaagaagtagcggtagattcaataagaaaatatatatatttttttgacattcataagtgtcatttccgtgacctacgtgaataaactgattttgatttgattataacaAGAAATATTTTACCTCCTCTTCGGAAAAGTTTGAACTTTGATTAGAAGTTTTAAATCTAACTCTTAACAactattaaattaacatttacagcttcatcgttttacaactTATCACTAATTACTATAAGGTGATGcgacaaaaataacaaatattaaatacacaatttaaaatacaatttcagAAGcttttggatattttttttactacgcACACTACGCTTTAGTTTTAAGAGAATTTAACCTTgattctacataatattattattttcttattttcagATTCCGTGGTATTTGACAACAAGAGCTCATTCCTGCGGAGTAAAAAGATCTTTTACGACGTTCTTATTTCTATACCGAGCAGAGATCTGAACATGACAGACATGCCGGAAGATATTGACACTCCTTCTAGCTCTAATGGGCTGTAGGTGGCTTATGGCTATAGGAGTATACACTAAACAGCCTGTTTTACAAACTCTCTATGTGGATTTAAGACTTATTAATACAAATAGGgcatttatatgatgtttaAACTAAGTGTTTTATATAAAGTTAACGCGCGAGTTGAGTGCATTCGGGTCCTGGGGTTGACTCACCTCGCGCGCCTACTGTGTAGTGTTGTGCCGTGGTCGTCGATTACCGTGTTTTTGCgctaatgcaattttttttttattgtaataatgacTGATCCGAGCCCATCAGGTTCAGTtccaaaaaaagtgtgtgtggaCTTAAGTATGTATGCtcacaagaagttatacttctttagccaaacaaagcaaaaatcctttaaattatttattcctcgtgctattctacgtttctagaaagaacaatatgaaacaagaagaaaccaaaaaaaaaataacgaatgtcgcaaacgtcagaaaatgttatgaaccaacttcaccctactttacttttgtgttacagtgatgcgcgcgcatcttaaaatttcactctcatcaaatatattttcataacgcgcctaaagaagtataacttcaaaaaacgagtttttattcatcgccaagcacgagaaatggcgaaaaatgttttagaGATGTGTGTGgaagaaaggcagaacaaaaatatgatatttaagtattagtttaaaatggtaaacttaaagcattgtttaaaCTTATCGACACACGcatgattatggtcatcaattataattaggtcacatcactatcgcatttctcaactctgcattcaactcgcgcttATCTGTAGATACTTATATAGTTAATGAgacaataaatttgtaaaaattgaaaacagTGGGTATTAAGTACATTTTGTTACGCATATCTTAGGACTACATTGTTTACGATTGAAGTGTAGGTAAATATTTTCTCATTAGAATGAGAATTGTTATAGAGAAATtaaatcacaaaatattattaagatataagtaaatataaaaactgttaAATAATTGAAACGCTGTGGTTGGGGCTTTTAGACTGTAAGTTATTAAGTaagtttcacaaaaaaaatgacttaaattataataccaACATATGTAATCGGCCTAAGTGTGCAATAAATTAAACCTATGTAGCtttagagaccccgcaaactgcagactttcgatcggcccagagtttggttgagttcggctgttaagtgtgcacactggcccgactaaacagttgggtctgtgatgagtgcGCATACTAaacaactatcggccgacagttttagggacagttcgctattagttttaaatcggctattgatgagtctggccgactaaacaatcggtggtgtgcgcgcctagaagagcgctgtactgatttAACAGTCGGTCGATAATTTGCTGACTtgttcagtttgaaggcaaccgtgtagcccatcaaacttttttgttGGCCGataccgaatcgttataatgtgcgcactctcatacatTTTCATACTGATTAAGATACAATCCGAACTATCGGCCGATctaaagtctgcagtttgcggggtctctttcTTATATTACAATGACACCAAGTGAGTTCATATGCCGAGAACTGCTACTACAATTTGAGGAGAATACCCAGATCACCATACACCCATACACGGACATGGGAAAAGTTAGTAGGCAACAACCATTTTGTCTTTTTCGTAATTGGTACGTGGTTTCTTTTCTAGGTCATCCAGACTCCCGACTCCAGAGCGCTTAGTTACGTTCTGCGCGCGCAGTCGTGTTtttttcgtttcgtttcgtgcTGTACGTTTATTTACCAACGACTGTTTTGTATTCTATAGTGGACATTTATTTCGAGTCTTTGTGACATTGGCAATATTATTTCGGATTTTATTCAACAGAGCTGCGTGCGAAACCAACGAATGATAACACAATAGTTTTACTTGTATAAtttttgacataatatttttgaatgtagACCAAACTCCATACATTTTTCGGGCATTCTCCTTTGTTTAAAATCTTCATTAGAATACATATTAGCACTTTTGGGTTTGGAGTTGTAAtgttacttatatttaaaaaaaactagaaaTGTTTAGTTAGTAGGTAATTTTAAACAGGGAAAGGAACCTATTCATAAATGAAAAGGCCGTGAAGTTATAATTTCTATACTCAACAGCTCAGAATACAGGACAATGCATAAGGAGTTTTGAATCACATTTGTATTCATCGCTCGCCTGCACAGTGTTACCAGTGTACGATGACTTCACCACTTTCCGGTTACAATTGAAATTGTATATAGGTTACTATAAGTAATTATGAAGTCacttaataaaaactttaaaaaagagAAATGAAAGTATGTAAGGTACCTATGGATTTTGATTGattgacaatataatataagaaacttaTACTATAGGTACATTGTTTATACTGTCTCACTATTGATAGTGTTGACGGTTTCTGGTTTGTTCTGTACTCTGAGCTCAAAAGCTAAATAAAGTAGATTGGCAGCCCATTAttaatgataatgattattGATCTTAACGCTTAACGCCACTTCTCTTGATTTAACCTCAACGTTTGTCGGTTGATGactgacataaaaaaatataattgataatatGCTGAAACAAAGCAAAGCTTTAGCCtgtgataaatatattttggggCGACAAatgatagaataaaattaaGAGAATACTATTGAAGGATTATATTATGCAAAGCGGATGTTAAtactacattataatattatgaagcaCATTTGTGTCTAGATTTCTAGACAATACGCAAGTGTTGCCCATCTCTTAAGAGCTTTTTTGCCATTATTTCACAAAACTAACGAGCTGATGATGCAAGTTTTCAACCCCTGATTTGAACTCTTTTTggcattatttacaattaccaATCACCGAAATAAGGGAACTGTTAACTGTAAAAAATTACAAGGAAGTACCTATGCCAACCTCATGggaagttaaaataatattttatgggtATTTTAGGTTGAAAACTTTAACGTAAACATAACATTAGTACAAAAGTGCCTACTGCTAGCTAGATGCTAGCAGTAGGTACTTTTAATTGGTGATATTTTTAGCGTTTGCTGCTTGGGCTTGTGATATGAAGTTGCTTGCTATGAAAGAatgtataagtataaaaatagggAAATACACTAGAAAAATTAACAATCAAATATACCTAATCTTTAGGTAGTAATAATAGATGCAATGAATAATAAACTGTTGTAGTTTATATATTGGTAACTGAAATATTACCTTTATGTAATTTTCTTTAAGAACATAGAGAACTTATATATAGTAGAATGTATATAGAAAATTCATTTGAAAATACACCAGATACAAGGTGCTAAAGTACTATTTAAaaagtactatttttttttatttgatgaagATATGGTTATGTTCTGACATCATTGCTTCTTCATCCTATCCTTACGATAATATAAAGCAAATGTCTTCTTGACCTTGTaagttgttattgtttttttgtatcAGTTGGCATCCTGAGAGTGTGCTCCTGAAAGATTTAGGGCACCTATATAACAGTTAGAAGGTATTTGTAGTGtcttcataattatattatttaattttttaatgaataattattaattgtaccaTTTTTGCGTTTTGGAAAGGAATAAAGGAATCCCGATCCAGATGAACTTTGAAAATTTTTTGCAGATTCTgtgataaaaaatatcttatattagAACAATTAGTGTTATttcggattttttttatttattaattccatataaaaaaatctactgcATGCACACTTACATTGagattaataatacatattttgacATTATTGTTTTGATATTACATAGACTTTGGTCCTGTTGAATTTATATTGATTGGTTATATAATAAAgatatcatataaatatattatcttttatttctaCTTCAAAAAGAGAATAGCATTAAACTGcctattattacaattatgtttttctaaagttatatttttataagtgaCAACACAAGTGGATGACCAACCCGATATGAAAGTGACCATAAAACACATGTGTCAAAACACATCAATAAACATGTTGATTACCTAGTACCTACTACAACATGGCAGTCACACCCTACAAATCAGAACAATAAATGCACCTATATTTAGTAGCACTCTACCATAGAATAAAAGGTCTAGTAACAGAAATTTCACTCAATTACACCTTTTAAAGTAATTGGTACCTTAGGTTTCCACCAATAAGGTTCATATTAATTCATACTCAGTTTGTGACTCCGATGCGCTAATTATACCTACATTGAGAAATTACTTTACACACACCATCATGTTTCACTCTATATTATAGAATCTATAATATTTAGTACTAGCACAGAAGTCTCCTTGAACCCTATTAAGTAAATATCTACTTTATCCCCATGCTAATAAGGTGCTTTTTAAACTGTGCACTTTGTTCACTGCAATGGACGCCtaacacattgataaatcacATGAAGCACACTATTATCTACTCGTATATACTTCTTCACAATCAGCTCAGAGGTGACATACCGTTTTTACTAGATTTTTACTAGATAGCTACCCAGTTTAACACCCCCATTAttaatgtggtagaagacacacaatgaagtgatgtACGCAACTCTTAAGTTTtctagccattcacagagcactgggtcctcaaTATGGCAAAActataagaaaacatttttcaaattcactgAAGGGCTTATATCCATGGTCATCATGTCAAAAACTATGtctcatatttaaatgtgatgatgaatatatttttttctattcatgACCCAACATGTGAAGAAATTATATACTTTCTGACACATCTTGTTTGTTGTATCGAAAAAAGTAGAAGTGCATAAGCATAAAcagataattgtttttttttgtgacacTATTCATTGTTGTTGATAGCATTCCTAGAAGTTATGCATATAAGTCATCtatgacaaaatataataataataatgagaaaTTAAGTTCTCCtgagaatatttaaataataattctgattattatgtttttaatgtactAGTCATGATATCAGTAAGGATTTAAACCTTAATTATCTTAATCCCTAAACATAATGGATAAGGTAGCAAAACCAAACTCATCAAGATTTGCATCTGGTAATAGATAATGCTCAATAAATGATAATgcagatattattaaaataatataattcatttattgAAGGTAGAAGATAGGTAGTGGTAGATATTGTCTTCTTCGGAGCCAGATATTCAttacagtataatattatactattattaattagtaagtTTGACAGTAACAATATGATATATAACAAGCACAATCCCTGGGGACATTTCTCTTAAATACAAATGCATAATTACCATTTTTAtctataaacattatttttgatttgttattatatacaaaactatATAATTATTCATCATCTTCAAATAACATTTGCAGTAATTCTCTTTTATTGCATTGGCTACCTTCAAGCCTCTGGACTCCTTTCCATTTAATAAGTGTTGGGATAACCATGAGTTTTATGCGGCTGTCAGTTCTAAATGGGCAAGCCTTGTTCTTCCAACTAAAACACAAATGAATATATGTTTTGTTAACTGGTAAAGTAATATATGCACTCTTATAAAACATGTGATCATAAATCtacatgcaatttttttttaaatttaaatgtctaaTTCATCATAGTTGTGCCAAATTTAGTAACTAATAATGGTAACATTTTACTAGttcatcaataaaaatatggtaGTAACATCTGGGTCTACTCTCATGGAAAAATGTGGAAACCaaagaaacaataataatttgttaaattgtatttatttaatggctCTACTGCATCATCACCACAATCCTGCGAGAAGTGGAGGATTTTGAGTGTAATAGAACCTTGAAAGTGTGGTAATAGAACCAAAGCAAATATAAGAAACTCTATATACTTTAGAATCTCTTCTAGTAGTAAATGTTCTGCATATAAAGCTGTACCAAAATTTTgtataagtttaaaaaatacttactagtCTCTATCACCAACATcaacatacacaaatattatatttttctgtaGTTCagtaaaatatgattttattacaGGTTCAGCTGAAAATAAAATGAGTAAATATGACTaaacttaaagctattattaaacctattattatttatataccttTAAACTACTACTAACTTCTACTAATTGTGGAAACCTATAATTGGCTCTCTGTAATTATCTTAAGtatcatttaagtttttaaggctgttggttttccaaataaataaaataaacatattatatagaatatagttctattttatcttatcttttttaaatcattttatacaataatgtaaaaatatgaaaattgcaGTGTCATGCAGTACCCATTTGACAATAAATGCACCAACTTCTTCCATTCTCCTTGTTGCTACCAGTAAAGaagaaatacaaatttttactCTTCTTATCAGTTAGCTTATCTATGTAAAGTGTAAactcatcataattttttaattcaataattttaattttggtcatcgtttataaaaaagaaatatcatTTAGAGAAACATAAATTTTGACACTTACATGTAAGTCATTAATATGTAAACAGTATGCTAAATACAACTAgacaaatacatatttattttgccttAGACATCTATGGTAGTTTATGTACCCTACCTTTACGTACATACTACAAATATTGATGCTGATAAAACATTTTACCTTCAACACAATCTGGACACCAACTATTGCCATCAGCGTTCTTAGATCCactgaaatatacaaaaaccgGTGGTCCATTGATGTCCAAACTCTctacatatttaacaaaatcctCATAACCTTTTATATCGACAAAAGCAACCATGGTAAGCCTTTTGCTTGTAGAATGTAGGTTAAGTACCTATTTTGTTATCAATGTTTATTTAGCTTCGCGACAGTTCAGTTTTAAGGGAttgttaaacaataataaatgtacaaagaatatattttgatacTGTACGAGTTTGTCAATAAcacctattatttataattattatatttagaaaacataaattatcaaattaaaatttcaagttAATAGCCAATTTTAATTATCTTTGTACACACACTTTATGGCCCGGTTACTGGGATTTTTAAGCAAGAGGAACATAGAACGCTTATATTCTCTTTGCAAGAGACTAAAATAGCCGACATTTACCACagaatagtattttttattgatagaCATTAGCATAGtctatttaaatattaggtACAAGTCCTTACTCAAGTCCTTGCTCGAGTTAATAAGTGCTTTGTTGGGTGATgtacatgcttttacaacaagattctaGAAATAGAGATCCCGGCTCCAATCAGTTCTGATCCAGTCATTTGATAAAACAGAGAGTCCAGCGGTGCTATTCTcgtaatttcaaaatcgttACGTAATGTTCCAATCCTCTTCACGATTCCTCTAGATTCATATTCTCCTACCATTTCCCTAGAACGTTAACTGAACTATAATTGGATCGGAGCTGAGCGTCAACAACCACTGAACGACAAGCTCGATATATTGCCAATATAGTTCtatatatgttattatatctaacgaccgatatagccgagCGGTAaggcgatcctacctactaaactagaggtcccaggttcgaatcccggtaggtgcaagcatttatatgatgaatatggatgattgtttccgagtcatggatgtttatatgtatttatgtatgtttaagtaagtatattcattaaatatatcgttgtcttgcaacccataacacagccCATATAtgtgcctaatttggggcaagataatttgtgtaaaaaaaagtgtgtcaatattattattattatatctataaattATACTGGAAATTAGTTGTGTGTGTTttctattatatctatatatttctattatactGTAATTATTTGGTGATACACGGAAACTGTAACTTTAGAAGAAAATAAACCTCAGAAAGAAAATATGGAAGTTGCTtacatgtttaaatatatttataaataagtatagACAATGTAAGCTAAtccattttttttcataagGGTTAGAATCACTTACTGagcataaaatcacaaaatgCATCCATCCATCTTGATAGATCAGCTTATTATCTAGAATTTTTGTCTAATACTTTTTTTCTAATGTCCATACTTTTTGACTTATATGACGTTTAATGTTGGACTATCTGGCGTAAAGTCCGAAATTTCAAGTTAGGTGTACAATATAATGTTACAAATTcaacaaacaattaattaaaacaatatccCGATTGTTTATGTccttaaaaataagtatttcattTCCTTGCCTGCAATAGTAACGaacttttttatattgaattttattatattccgtacaaatacaaaaaattattaattattattaataatgttcaGATGCAAGAATAAAATGTAAGAAAATAGCATGAATGTAgcgtaacattataataatgaataataatctaCAGGTGCTCAGTGTGCTAAGTTGCTAACACTACTATGAGGACGACGGCGGGCTGGGGAACGCGGAGATGGAGAATGGTCGCTTCTTGACTCAGGTCCTGAGTTAGGTTGACCGAGACGTACTATCTATCCTTTATCAATACTTAACATAACATAAGtgcgtacacctaccttaaaggccggtaacgctcctgtgatttct
This genomic window from Leptidea sinapis chromosome 34, ilLepSina1.1, whole genome shotgun sequence contains:
- the LOC126974896 gene encoding thioredoxin domain-containing protein 17-like isoform X2, with translation MVAFVDIKGYEDFVKYVESLDINGPPVFVYFSGSKNADGNSWCPDCVEAEPVIKSYFTELQKNIIFVYVDVGDRDYWKNKACPFRTDSRIKLMVIPTLIKWKGVQRLEGSQCNKRELLQMLFEDDE
- the LOC126974896 gene encoding thioredoxin domain-containing protein 17-like isoform X1; its protein translation is MTKIKIIELKNYDEFTLYIDKLTDKKSKNLYFFFTGSNKENGRSWCIYCQMAEPVIKSYFTELQKNIIFVYVDVGDRDYWKNKACPFRTDSRIKLMVIPTLIKWKGVQRLEGSQCNKRELLQMLFEDDE